Proteins encoded in a region of the Panthera tigris isolate Pti1 chromosome B2, P.tigris_Pti1_mat1.1, whole genome shotgun sequence genome:
- the ZSCAN9 gene encoding zinc finger and SCAN domain-containing protein 9 isoform X2, giving the protein MNTDSQEVLPMDVHGPEAWEELTVKVETESRLQMQESRLKRSSPLAREVFRTRFRQLCYQETPGPREALTQLRELCRQWLRPHASTKEQILELLVLEQFLTILPKELQAWVQEHCPESGEEAVILLEDLEKELDEPQLEMVAYGQGREVCSRETVPLGEQTSLSLPSQPEEPQLPRDTAQESHPTGETDGTSMAEDREVVPRKDCPKIAESRGEVLSAQTWEEARGGPGPGPGWAEGRRGGPPGRGWHTCDECGKTFAQNSGLTRHRRVHTGERPYACGECGKAFSRSSGLFNHRGIHDAHRRYRCRECGKAFSQSAGLIQHQRSHRPERPHRCAQCGKSYGRRSFLLEHERSHTGERPHRCARCGKDFTRQCNLIRHQKTHAATGPR; this is encoded by the exons ATGAATACAGACTCACAGGAGGTTTTGCCCATGGATGTACACGGTCCTGAGGCTTGGGAAGAACTGACCGTGAAGGTGGAGACGGAAAGTCGCCTCCAGATGCAGGAATCCAGACTGAAACGTAGCAGTCCCCTGGCGAGGGAAGTCTTCCGAACGCGCTTTCGACAGCTGTGTTACCAGGAAACTCCTGGACCCAGGGAGGCTCTCACCCAGCTCCGAGAGCTGTGCCGCCAGTGGTTGAGGCCTCATGCCAGCACGAAGGAGCAGATCCTGGAGCTGCTGGTGCTGGAGCAGTTCCTGACCATCCTGCCCAAGGAGCTCCAGGCCTGGGTGCAGGAGCACTGTCCAGAGAGCGGGGAAGAGGCTGTGATTCTGCTGGAGGATCTGGAGAAGGAGCTCGATGAACCACAACTTGAG ATGGTAGCCTACGGACAGGGACGAGAAGTCTGCTCTAGAGAGACGGTGCCTCTAGGCGAGCAGACGTCACTGAGCCTTCCGTCCCAGCCCGAGGAGCCCCAGCTCCCGCGTGACACTGCCCAAGAGTCCCACCCTACTGGAGAGACAG ATGGAACGAGCATGGCTGAGGACAGAGAAGTGGTGCCGAGGAAAGACTGTCCCAAGATAGCGGAGTCCCGCGGGGAAGTCCTTTCCGCACAGACCTGGGAGGAGGCACGCGGGGGTCCCGGGCCTGGACCCGGCTGGGCAGAGGGGCGCCGGGGCGGCCCCCCGGGGCGGGGATGGCACACATGTGACGAGTGCGGCAAGACCTTTGCCCAGAATTCGGGCCTCACCCGCCACCGCAGGGTGCACACGGGCGAGAGGCCCTACGCGTGCGGCGAGTGCGGGAAGGCGTTCAGCCGCAGCTCGGGGCTGTTCAATCACCGCGGCATCCACGACGCGCACCGGCGGTACCGCTGCCGGGAGTGCGGGAAGGCCTTCAGCCAGAGCGCCGGCCTCATCCAGCACCAGCGCAGCCACCGGCCGGAGCGGCCGCACCGCTGCGCCCAGTGCGGGAAGAGCTACGGCCGGCGCTCCTTCCTCCTGGAGCACGAGCGCAGCCACACGGGGGAGAGGCCGCACCGCTGCGCCCGCTGCGGGAAGGACTTCACCCGCCAGTGCAACCTCATCCGCCACCAGAAGACTCACGCGGCCACGGGGCCGCGGTGA
- the ZSCAN9 gene encoding zinc finger and SCAN domain-containing protein 9 isoform X1, translated as MNTDSQEVLPMDVHGPEAWEELTVKVETESRLQMQESRLKRSSPLAREVFRTRFRQLCYQETPGPREALTQLRELCRQWLRPHASTKEQILELLVLEQFLTILPKELQAWVQEHCPESGEEAVILLEDLEKELDEPQLEMVAYGQGREVCSRETVPLGEQTSLSLPSQPEEPQLPRDTAQESHPTGETDTFLFSTPVVLPQLKGAGEPWSDNRGALQGACSDGTSMAEDREVVPRKDCPKIAESRGEVLSAQTWEEARGGPGPGPGWAEGRRGGPPGRGWHTCDECGKTFAQNSGLTRHRRVHTGERPYACGECGKAFSRSSGLFNHRGIHDAHRRYRCRECGKAFSQSAGLIQHQRSHRPERPHRCAQCGKSYGRRSFLLEHERSHTGERPHRCARCGKDFTRQCNLIRHQKTHAATGPR; from the exons ATGAATACAGACTCACAGGAGGTTTTGCCCATGGATGTACACGGTCCTGAGGCTTGGGAAGAACTGACCGTGAAGGTGGAGACGGAAAGTCGCCTCCAGATGCAGGAATCCAGACTGAAACGTAGCAGTCCCCTGGCGAGGGAAGTCTTCCGAACGCGCTTTCGACAGCTGTGTTACCAGGAAACTCCTGGACCCAGGGAGGCTCTCACCCAGCTCCGAGAGCTGTGCCGCCAGTGGTTGAGGCCTCATGCCAGCACGAAGGAGCAGATCCTGGAGCTGCTGGTGCTGGAGCAGTTCCTGACCATCCTGCCCAAGGAGCTCCAGGCCTGGGTGCAGGAGCACTGTCCAGAGAGCGGGGAAGAGGCTGTGATTCTGCTGGAGGATCTGGAGAAGGAGCTCGATGAACCACAACTTGAG ATGGTAGCCTACGGACAGGGACGAGAAGTCTGCTCTAGAGAGACGGTGCCTCTAGGCGAGCAGACGTCACTGAGCCTTCCGTCCCAGCCCGAGGAGCCCCAGCTCCCGCGTGACACTGCCCAAGAGTCCCACCCTACTGGAGAGACAG ACACATTTCTGTTTTCCACACCTGTTGTCCTCCCCCAGCTAAAAGGAGCAGGAGAACCGTGGTCTGACAACAGAGGAGCCCTACAAGGCGCCTGTTCTG ATGGAACGAGCATGGCTGAGGACAGAGAAGTGGTGCCGAGGAAAGACTGTCCCAAGATAGCGGAGTCCCGCGGGGAAGTCCTTTCCGCACAGACCTGGGAGGAGGCACGCGGGGGTCCCGGGCCTGGACCCGGCTGGGCAGAGGGGCGCCGGGGCGGCCCCCCGGGGCGGGGATGGCACACATGTGACGAGTGCGGCAAGACCTTTGCCCAGAATTCGGGCCTCACCCGCCACCGCAGGGTGCACACGGGCGAGAGGCCCTACGCGTGCGGCGAGTGCGGGAAGGCGTTCAGCCGCAGCTCGGGGCTGTTCAATCACCGCGGCATCCACGACGCGCACCGGCGGTACCGCTGCCGGGAGTGCGGGAAGGCCTTCAGCCAGAGCGCCGGCCTCATCCAGCACCAGCGCAGCCACCGGCCGGAGCGGCCGCACCGCTGCGCCCAGTGCGGGAAGAGCTACGGCCGGCGCTCCTTCCTCCTGGAGCACGAGCGCAGCCACACGGGGGAGAGGCCGCACCGCTGCGCCCGCTGCGGGAAGGACTTCACCCGCCAGTGCAACCTCATCCGCCACCAGAAGACTCACGCGGCCACGGGGCCGCGGTGA
- the ZKSCAN4 gene encoding zinc finger protein with KRAB and SCAN domains 4, translating into MAGESKASATLDAGTAEERPGLLTGILTVKVEEEEEDVPTAAPGSPAPGPERSRRRFRGFRYPEAEGPREALRRLRELCRQWLSPDIHSKEQILELLVLEQFLAILPAELQAWVRGQHPESGDEVVVLLEHLQRQLEAPTPQVPGGDQGQELVCCEMAALTPSRGSRSAQFQPVRALLKHESLGSRALPGTVLQGPGLAPGGRCRGDAVVAARLPPEPQGLLKTEDVALAFSSGWAQLDSSRGSFHGDEGQENPGGLTSPGGETEAEIRALPVDEVRPVQESGGMPRPPREDTAQIPEGTEAGEQEGRFPRKQKTATGSRRHYCHECGKSFAQSSGLTKHRRIHTGEKPYECEDCGKTFIGSSALVIHQRTHTGEKPYECEECGKVFSHSSNLIKHQRTHTGEKPYGCEECGKTFSQSCSLLEHHKIHTGEKPYQCNTCGKAFRRNSHLLRHQRIHGDKDAQDRECAETREGRGRVESRWESVEAPASYTCDECDRSFTRSRSLLEHQKIHTGEKPYQCDTCGKGFTRTSYLVQHRRSHVGKKVLSQ; encoded by the exons ATGGCCGGGGAGTCGAAGGCGAGCGCGACCTTGGATGCCGGCACTGCGGAGGAGCGGCCGGGGTTGCTGACGGGCATCCTGACCgtgaaggtggaggaggaggaggaggacgtcCCCACGGCCGCGCCCGGCagcccggcccccggccccgagCGCTCGCGCCGGCGCTTCCGGGGCTTCCGCTACCCTGAGGCCGAGGGGCCCCGCGAGGCGCTGCGCCGGCTCCGCGAGCTGTGCCGCCAGTGGCTGAGCCCGGATATACACAGCAAGGAGCAGATCCTGGAGCTGCTGGTGCTGGAGCAGTTCCTGGCCATCCTGCCCGCCGAGCTCCAGGCCTGGGTGCGGGGACAGCACCCGGAGAGCGGGGACGAGGTGGTGGTGCTCCTGGAGCACTTGCAGAGACAGCTGGAGGCGCCGACACCGCAG GTCCCAGGTGGTGACCAGGGCCAAGAGCTTGTCTGTTGCGAGATGGCAGCACTGACACCTTCCCGCGGATCACGGAGTGCCCAGTTCCAGCCGGTGAGGGCTCTGCTCAAGCATGAATCTCTGGGATCACGGGCCTTACCAGGCACAG tTCTCCAGGGTCCTGGGCTTGCCCCGGGAGGGCGCTGCAGAGGAGACGCAGTGGTGGCGGCCAGGctgcccccagagccccag GGCTTGCTGAAAACGGAAGACGTGGCCCTGGCTTTCTCCTCCGGCTGGGCGCAGCTGGATTCCTCTCGGGGGAGCTTCCACGGAGACGAAGGGCAGGAGAACCCCGGCGGCCTGACCTCCCCGG GTGGTGAGACAGAGGCCGAGATCCGGGCCCTGCCTGTGGACGAGGTCCGGCCAGTACAAGAGTCCGGGGGAATGCCACGCCCCCCGCGTGAAGACACTGCCCAGATTCCTGAAGGCACCGAAGCTGGCGAACAGGAGGGCAGGTTCCCGAGAAAGCAGAAAACTGCCACGGGAAGTAGGAGGCACTACTGTCACGAATGTGGAAAGAGTTTTGCTCAGAGTTCAGGCCTGACCAAACACAGGAGAATCCACACCGGGGAGAAACCCTATGAGTGTGAAGACTGTGGCAAGACCTTCATCGGGAGCTCTGCCCTCGTCATCCATCAGAGAACccacaccggggagaagccctACGAGTGTGAGGAGTGTGGCAAGGTGTTCAGTCACAGCTCAAACCTCATCAAACACCAGAGAACccacaccggggagaagccctACGGGTGTGAGGAGTGTGGGAAAACCTTCAGCCAGAGTTGCAGCCTCCTTGAACATCACAAAATCCACACAGGGGAGAAGCCGTACCAGTGCAACACGTGTGGCAAAGCTTTCAGGCGGAATTCACATCTCCTCAGACACCAGAGGATCCACGGCGATAAAGACGCGCAGGATCGTGAATGTGCAGAGACCCGGGAGGGTCGGGGGAGGGTGGAAAGCCGGTGGGAAAGCGTTGAGGCTCCCGCGTCTTACACATGTGACGAGTGTGACAGGAGTTTCACTCGGAGTAGAAGCCTTCTCGAACATCAGAAAATCCACACCGGTGAGAAACCCTATCAGTGTGACACATGTGGGAAAGGCTTCACCCGAACTTCATACCTTGTTCAACACCGGAGGAGCCATGTGGGAAAGAAAGTTCTATCACAGTGA